A genome region from Arthrobacter agilis includes the following:
- the xylA gene encoding xylose isomerase, whose translation MAIEPTRDDKFSFGLWTVGWEAQDQFGSATRAPLDVVEAVNRLSDLGAYGITFHDDDLFPFGSSAGERQAQIDRLKGALESTGLIVPMVTTNLFSHPVFKDGGFTSNDRGVRRFALRKVLDNIDLAAELGAKTFVMWGGREGSEYDAAKDIRGALERYREAVNLLGDYVTDKGYDIRFAIEPKPNEPRGDILLPTLGHAMAFIETLERPELVGINPETGHEQMAGLNFTHGIAQALYQGKLFHIDLNGQRSIKFDQDLVFGHGDLQNAFSLVDLLENGGPAGGPSYDGPRHFDYKPSRTEDMNGVWDSAAANMQTYLLLKERAAAFRADPEVQAALAASRVSEINEPTLNEGEGYEALRADRASYEEFDTGAYFNGKGFGFVKLQQLFIEHLLGAR comes from the coding sequence ATGGCGATCGAGCCCACACGCGATGACAAATTCTCCTTCGGACTCTGGACGGTGGGCTGGGAAGCCCAGGACCAGTTCGGTTCGGCGACCCGGGCACCGCTCGACGTCGTCGAGGCCGTCAACCGGCTGAGCGACCTCGGTGCCTACGGCATCACCTTCCACGACGACGACCTCTTCCCCTTCGGCTCCAGCGCCGGCGAGCGCCAGGCGCAGATCGACCGGCTCAAGGGCGCCCTCGAGTCCACCGGCCTGATCGTGCCCATGGTCACGACGAACCTGTTCAGCCACCCGGTCTTCAAGGACGGCGGCTTCACGAGCAACGACCGCGGCGTCCGCCGCTTCGCCCTCCGCAAGGTCCTCGACAACATCGACCTCGCGGCGGAACTCGGCGCCAAGACGTTCGTCATGTGGGGCGGCCGCGAAGGCAGCGAGTACGACGCCGCCAAGGACATCCGCGGCGCGCTCGAGCGCTACCGCGAAGCCGTCAACCTGCTCGGCGACTACGTCACCGACAAGGGATACGACATCCGCTTCGCGATCGAGCCCAAGCCCAACGAACCGCGCGGCGACATCCTCCTGCCCACCCTCGGGCACGCGATGGCCTTCATCGAGACCCTCGAGCGCCCGGAACTCGTGGGCATCAACCCCGAGACCGGCCACGAGCAGATGGCCGGGCTGAACTTCACGCACGGCATCGCCCAGGCCCTCTACCAGGGCAAGCTGTTCCACATCGACCTCAACGGCCAGCGCAGCATCAAGTTCGACCAGGACCTCGTCTTCGGACACGGCGACCTGCAGAACGCCTTCTCGCTCGTGGACCTGCTCGAGAACGGCGGCCCCGCCGGCGGTCCGTCCTACGACGGCCCGCGCCACTTCGACTACAAGCCGAGCCGGACCGAGGACATGAACGGCGTCTGGGACTCGGCCGCGGCGAACATGCAGACCTACCTGCTGCTGAAGGAACGCGCTGCAGCATTCCGCGCCGATCCCGAGGTCCAGGCCGCGCTGGCCGCTTCCCGCGTGTCCGAGATCAACGAGCCCACCCTCAACGAGGGCGAGGGCTACGAGGCACTGCGTGCGGACCGCGCCTCCTACGAGGAGTTCGACACCGGTGCCTACTTCAACGGCAAGGGCTTCGGCTTCGTGAAGCTCCAGCAGCTCTTCATCGAGCACCTGCTCGGGGCCCGCTGA
- a CDS encoding xylulokinase, translating to MALVAGVDSSTQSCKVVVVDTSTGAEVRTGRALHPEGTEVDPEAWWQALLSALSGADGLGDDVDALSIAGQQHGMVLLGRDGRVLRDALLWNDTRSAGAARDLIGELGVDELVARTGSAPVASFTGTKVRWVRDAEPDVVPAIAAVALPHDWLTWRLRGFGPNGESPLGPVLGELVTDRSDASGTGYWNPATDAYDVALFEQMLGRPAREAQLGGEPDPAVVVLPRVLRADAAAGSVHSSFLASADRRIVLGPGAGDNAGAALGLGAEEGDVVVSLGTSGTVFAVAADAVADTSGTVAGFADASGLFLPLVATLNAARVLSSVAGVLGVDHDGFADLAREAAPGSGGVVLVPYFEGERTPNLPTAKASFHNLSIASATRANMARAAIEGMLCGLADALDAVRAAGVVPRHLLLIGGAAQNAAVQEVAAQVFDLPVRIPAPGEYVARGAAVQAAWTLTGSRPQWAVETVEDRAADHRPVIREQYGAAVGSVTF from the coding sequence ATGGCCCTCGTTGCCGGCGTCGACTCGTCGACCCAGAGCTGCAAGGTCGTCGTCGTCGACACCTCCACCGGTGCCGAGGTCCGCACCGGCCGTGCCCTCCACCCGGAGGGCACGGAGGTGGACCCGGAGGCGTGGTGGCAGGCACTGCTCTCAGCGCTGTCCGGTGCTGACGGACTCGGGGACGACGTCGACGCCCTCTCGATAGCGGGTCAGCAGCACGGCATGGTGCTGCTGGGCCGCGACGGACGCGTCCTGCGGGACGCACTCCTGTGGAACGACACACGGTCTGCAGGCGCCGCCCGCGACCTCATCGGTGAGCTGGGCGTCGACGAGCTCGTCGCCCGCACCGGATCCGCGCCCGTGGCGTCCTTCACCGGCACCAAGGTGCGGTGGGTGCGGGACGCCGAGCCCGACGTCGTGCCGGCCATCGCTGCCGTGGCGCTCCCCCACGACTGGCTGACGTGGCGGCTGCGCGGCTTCGGGCCCAACGGGGAATCACCCCTGGGCCCGGTACTCGGGGAACTGGTCACCGATCGCTCGGATGCGAGCGGGACCGGGTACTGGAACCCCGCGACGGACGCCTACGACGTCGCGCTCTTCGAGCAGATGCTCGGCCGTCCTGCCCGCGAGGCGCAGCTCGGCGGCGAGCCCGACCCGGCTGTGGTGGTGCTCCCCCGCGTCCTGCGGGCGGATGCGGCTGCAGGCTCCGTGCATTCCTCGTTCCTCGCGTCGGCGGACCGCCGTATCGTCCTGGGGCCCGGTGCCGGCGACAACGCCGGCGCGGCCCTGGGCCTCGGGGCGGAGGAGGGTGACGTCGTCGTGTCCCTCGGCACCAGCGGCACGGTCTTCGCCGTCGCCGCCGACGCCGTGGCGGACACGTCCGGGACGGTGGCCGGTTTCGCCGACGCCAGCGGCCTGTTCCTCCCCCTCGTGGCGACCCTCAATGCGGCCCGCGTGCTGTCCTCGGTCGCGGGCGTGCTCGGGGTGGACCACGACGGCTTCGCCGACCTGGCACGCGAGGCCGCGCCGGGTTCCGGCGGAGTCGTCCTCGTGCCGTACTTCGAGGGTGAGCGCACGCCCAACCTCCCGACGGCGAAGGCGAGCTTCCACAACCTGAGCATCGCCTCGGCAACCCGGGCCAACATGGCCCGTGCGGCCATCGAGGGGATGCTGTGCGGACTGGCGGATGCGCTGGACGCCGTGCGTGCGGCCGGCGTGGTGCCGCGGCACCTGCTGCTCATCGGCGGCGCCGCGCAGAACGCCGCCGTCCAGGAGGTCGCGGCACAGGTGTTCGACCTGCCGGTCCGGATCCCCGCCCCGGGCGAATACGTGGCCCGGGGAGCCGCCGTGCAGGCGGCCTGGACCCTGACGGGATCGCGTCCGCAGTGGGCGGTCGAGACCGTCGAGGACCGCGCCGCGGATCATCGGCCGGTGATCCGCGAGCAGTACGGCGCTGCGGTGGGTTCCGTGACGTTCTAG